The genomic DNA GAGAACGCTCTTTGTCGGTGATCACATAGTTGATCGTGACTTCAGCCGCCGTACCAGAAGTCGTCGGAACAGCTAAGATCGGCAAGCTTGGATGTTTTGTATCTGCCACACCTTCTAGACTACGGACATCAGAAAACTCTGGATTCGTTACGATGATTCCAATGGCTTTGGCTGTGTCGATCGGCGAACCTCCGCCAATTGCCAGGATCACATCCGCTTTTGCTTCTTGAACGAAAGTCACGCCCTCTTTGACATTCTCGATCGTTGGATTAGGTACGATACCGTCGTAGATTTCATAAGCAATCTCTGCCTCATCTAATAAGGTGGTGACTTTTGCTACGACACCGATTTTATGCAGCTCTTTATCAGTGATCACCACTGCTTTTTTGAAATTTCTGGCATGAAATTCCGTTGGGATAGCTGCAATAGCCCCTTTTCCATGATAGGATGTTTCATTTAAAATCATTCGATTTGCCATTTGGTTTACTCTCCTTTAGGTAGGTCGGTTTCAGAAATTATATATTCTGGTGGATAACGCAGTTTTTTGAAATAATAGGTGCGATCTTTTTTATTGAATGTCCGCACCACACGGCAAGGATTTCCTACTGCTAAAGAATTAGCTGGAATATCCTTCGTGACGACACTTCCTGCCCCAATCACTACATGATCACCGATTGTCACCCCGGGCAGTATGGATGTATTTGCACCGATCCAGACGTTGTCGCCGATCCTAACAGGTGCCCCAAATTCTGCTTGGTACTCTTGTCGTAAAACAGGATCTAAGGCATGGCCGGCTGTGTAGATCCCCACATTTGGAGCAAGTAAGACATCCTTACCAATCGTGATCGGAGCAACATCAAGTAACGTGCAATTATTATTGGCTAAAAAGTTTTCTCCAACGGTGATGTTGATTCCATAGTCGCAATGAAAGGGTTGTTCAACAAAGAGTTTGTCCCCAGTTTGCTTGAACATTTTTTTGATCAATTGCTGACGTTCAGATAATTTTCGAGGATGGATATGATTGAATTCATAAAGGAGATCTCTCGTGACCAAACGAAGCTGCAATAATTCTTCATCTTGACGATAGACCTCACCAGCAATCATTTTTTCGACATTGGATTTCATTTCGCACCTCACGATTGTTAATCGTTCAAATAGCCAGCACGTGGGACAACCCCAAACGCATCAGCCAGTAATTTCAAATTATCATCTTCTAGCGTCTGCTTGATGCCACCTTGTGCCATGACGATCGTATAGACTTGGGCAGCTTTTTCAGCTGTTTCAATCAAACCAAATGTTTCATCCATGTTTTTTCCAGAACCATAGATCCCATGTTGTGGCCAAACGACTAAACGGGTTTCTTTCATTTTTGCAGCAGTTGCTTCGCCGATTTCATTCGAACCAGGAACTAACCATGGAATGACCGAAATGCCTTCTGGAAAGACAACTAAGCACTCTGTACACATTTGCCATAATGTACGAGTCAATTCGCGTTCAGAAAGTGGATGACTAAAAGTCATGGCTAACAAGTGTGTTGCGTGACAATGCATGACGATGCGGTTATCTGGATCGACACTTAATCGAGCGATATGGCTCATGAAATGACTTGGTAACTCAGAAGTCGGAACAGCATCAGGGCTTAATCCCCATAAAATGTCGATCGCATGACCATCTCCAGTCACACGGATCAGTCCAAGATTTTCTTCTGGCTCTGCCTGTACATTTTTAAAATATTTTCCAGACCCTGTCACTAAGAAATACCTTCCGGCTAATTCTTGGGCATCAAATGGCAACGGCAGTGTTCGTAAAACTTTCGTAGGGTCGATAAAAGGTAAGACTTGCGCTTCTTCTAATAAATAGGTGATATTCCCACCATTACGTTCATCCCATCCTAGGCGGTACATATTGGTTGTTGCTTGAATCATCTCTTGTACAAATGGAGCAGTGAGCATCGCTAATTTTTTCACGAGTGAGACCTCTTTTCTTTTTCTGATGAATAGAAAGAACATGTAGTATGTGGTTATTTTGTAAATCAACAGAAAGAACCTCAAAATCAGTTAGACGGATTCTCGAAAGCTTCTGTTGATAGGTGAGGGGCTTTTTTACAACTTGATAGATAGTGTTCATGAAGCAACACTTCGGTCATAAGCCAGAAAAATCAAAAATGAACCAGCCATTTTCGATTTTCTATCTTACTGCTCAGGTCAGAGCGCTTCTTTCACGACCTGTGATAAACGGTGTTCAAGAAGCAACACTTCGGTCATAAGCCAGAAAAATCAAAAATGAAACAGCCATTTTCGATTTTCCTGTCTTATGCCTTAGTGCTGAACGCTTCTTTCACAACCTCTTACTTTGTACGTCTTTTTCATATTGTAGGACTTCTTGGTACCAGTCCATGCCTACTGGGACGTTGTTGATTTCACAGAAGTAATTCCAAACGTCGGCGTATGGGAAGTCTTTTAATTCTTCAGTGAAGGCTAAGCGTTTGGTGAAGTCGAAGTTTAGTTCGGCTTCTTTTAATTCTTCGATTGGTTCAAGCATGGCTTTTAACAATGCCTTTTGCGTATTTCTTGTGCCGATTGCCCAAGCGGCGATCCGGTTGATGGTGGCATCGAAGAAGTCGAGACCGATCGCTGTTTTTCCGAGTAAGTCATTGCGGACTAATTCTTTGCCGATTTCTTGTAATTCATCATCCATGATCACAACATGGTCTGAATCCCAACGCACAGGACGAGAGACGTGAAGCATGATCCCTTTTGAGAATAAGGCTAAAGACGAAAGTTTGTTGGAGATGACTTCAGTTGGATGGAAGTGTCCTGCGTCTAGGCAAATCAATTTGTTACGTGTCAATCCATAGCCCATATAAAATTCGTGTGAACCTACTGTGTAAGCTTCGGCACCAAGTCCGAATAGTTTGGATTCTACGGCATCTTGTGTATATTCTTCGTTGAGATCTTCTGAGAAAATCTCATCTAAAGATTCCATCAACCGTTGGCGTGGAGATAGGCGGTCGATTGGATTGTCTTTCATTCCATCAGGCATCCAAAAATTATCGATACATGTTTGTCCGATTTCTTTTCCCATATACTCGGCGATTTTACGAGCGCGTTTCCCATGTTCGATCCAGTAATCCCGTACTTCTTTGTCTGGATGAGCAAGTGTCAAGCCATCTTTCATCATTGGGTGAGAGAAGAAGGTTGGGTTGAAATCAAGACCGATCCCTTGTTCTTTTGCCCATGCGACCCATTTCTCGAAATGTTTTGGCTCGATCTCATTTAAATCGACCGGTTCGTCTGTATCTAGATACATGGCATGTAAATTCAATTTATGATTACCAGGAATCAATGAGAAAGCTTTTTCTAAATCTTGGCGTAATTGGTCCGGCGTATGTGCGGCTCCAGGATAGTTTCCTGTAGCCATGATGCCGCCAGTCAGTTCTCCATCTGGTGTCAAAAATCCTTTGACATCATCGCCTTGCCAACAATGCATTGAAATCTTCACTTCTGCGAGTTTCTGCAAGACCTCCTCGGTATCGACACCGATACTCGCATATTTTGCTTTGGCTTCTTCATAACGTTCTTTGACATTCATCATATTGAATCTCTCCTTTTATATTAAAAATTCTTTATATCTAGCAAGTGCTTGTGTCATTTCCTCGGTATGTCGAGGGTGAAAAGTGGTTAATGAAACAGAATCTCTGATCGCTTCACGCGCCAGTTGCAACGTACCGTAGCCATTCGTCGCAATCATTTGGACCATTAGATTCCCAATAGCGGTCGCTTCATCCGGTCCTGCTTCGACTTCGATATTGCAAATATCGGCTGTCAGCTGATTAAGGAAGGTATTGTTTGAACCCCCACCGACGATGTGTAAATGATGAAATTCTTTTCCGGTGATCCGTGCTAAGTTCTCTAGTTCGACAGCGTAGCATAGAGCTAAATTGTCATAGATACAGCGCACCAGCTGACCAGGGGTTTGAGGGATAGATTGGTTTGTTTCTTTACAATAATCTTGTAATTCTTGAATCATATTTTGGGGATTCAAGAAACGTGGGTCGTTGACATTGATCAATTGTTGGAAAGGCGCTTCCTGTGCTGCCAGTTCTGCCAATTCAGCAAAACTATAGGCACCATCTTGCAAACGAGCAACTTCTTGGATCAACCACATACCCATGATATTTTTTAAGAAGCGAATGGTTCCTTGCACACCCCATTCATTTGTAAAGTTAGCGTCAAATGCTTCTTTTGTTGAAATGCCTTCAGGAATCTCTACACCCATCAACGACCAAGTGCCTGAACTGATGTATGCCCACTCTTTACCAGTCGCGGGTGTGCCGACAACTGCTGAAGCAGTGTCGTGAGAAGCAATCGTGATAAAGGTCGCTTTTGGCAGATCATAGGTCGGGAATTGGGCTGTTTGCAATTCACCTAGAATCTGTCCAGGCTCGGTGATTCGTGGGAAAAGCGAAGCGTCGATGCCTAGAACAGCTAAAATATCTGAGTCCCATTTCCGAGTTTCTAAGTTCAGAAGCTGCATAGTAGACGCATTAGTCTTTTCGGTGACTGCTTCTCCAGTGAAGAGGTAACCGAGTAGATCAGGCATCAATAACAAGCGATGGGCATTTGTTAAAGTTTCTTTTTCTTCAACAAGTAATTGAAACACCGTGTTGAAGGGTTGCAGTTGGATACCTGTTTTTTGATAAAGTTCATCCAGAGGCATTTTTTGTTCAAATCGTGGGATGGCATCTTTCGTTCGCTCATCACGATAGCTCGTCGGGGCGTCGATCAAATGACCATCAACATCAAGTAAGCCATAATCGACACCCCAAGTATCGATGCCGACATAACATTCTGCGATACCTTGTTGCTTGGCTTTTTCCAAACCTTTTAAGATTTCAGTGACTAGATGTGTGAGCGGCCACTTTGCGACACCATCGATTTTTTCAAATCCATTTTTGAAGCGATGGACTTCCTGTAAGTCAAAACGGCCTAATTCATTAAGATTGGCATGGATCAAACGACCACTTGAAGCGCCAATGTCGATAGCAAGATAATTCATCAAAATTCCTCCAATTTGTTTTTGCTTGAATCAATGAAAACTAGACTTCATTTGAGTGTGGCTTCTTTTTAAAAGTAAGGAGAAGAAAAAGAATACCTAAAACGGTCATCAAAATGCAGCCATTGATAAAAATATTTTGTAAAGCATCAGAACCGATACCGAATCTTTCTAAAAGTCGATGTCCATAGGGTGAAACAAAGTTACCGATATTTGCTAGAACGAGAATAAAGGAAGTGGTACTTGCTTTTGCTGCTTGCGGAACTGAACGAGTAGCATCATTGAAGATGTAAGGAACGAACAGAGCAAAGGCGATACCGTTCAGTGCAGCCCCAACACCTATCATAAATAAATGATTGGCTGTCAAGATGAGGAATAAGCTTGCTGCCATGATGAAAAAAGAAATAGGCAACGTCCATCGTTTCAATCCTTTGTAAATCAACCCGAATAAGAAACCAGCAACCATGTTAGCAATCTGCATAAAAGAAAGAACCGTTCCGGCATCTGATTCTGTTCCTAGATTTTCAGTCACGATGAAGGTCGAAAGCTTAACGACAACGATCATGTAGAAAATACAGAGAAAGAAGATCAAAATGCCATACATGAGAGTGGTCGGACGGAGTGTTCCTTTTTCTGATGTTGCTTTTTTAGAAGCGAAGTTTTCTTTTTTCTGGGGTGGTTCAGGGACGAAAGCCATAAATAAGAAGATGATCGGAATGGTGATCAAGTAAACTAAGAACGCCTTTTGCCAGCCAAAAGTGAGGAGACGTCCGGCAGTGAAGGTCATGACTGCAGCTCCTAAACCTTGAAAGGCGGATTGGAAGCCAATCAATGTGGCAGCTTCTTCGCCTTCAAAAAATTCGCTGATCATACTGACTGCCAACGAGTTGAAGAGACCAAAGCCAGCACCTAATGCTGCGCGGGAGATCATCAATAAATAGAAGTTGGCAGTGAAGACAGGTAACACGCCAGCAACTCCAGCAAGCAACAACCCAAGTAAGACAGTTTGTTTCTGTCCGATGGCTTTGGCAATCAAACTACTCAAAGCAATAAAAATCACAACAGTTAGTTGAGGAATGGTCATCAGTAGTTCGACGGATGAAGCCGATTGATCATTGAAGTAGCCTAACATCATCGGTAAAGCGGATGCGATAGCAGTATTTGACGTTAAAACTAAGGAAATGGATAACAGCGACAGTTTCATCAACCAAGTCTTTCTCATAGCTTGTTCCTCCAGATGAAGATGTATTTGTTGCACTCATCATATCTTGTAACCCTTTTCACAACAATGTCAGTATGTTACTATATTGGTGTCAAATTTACATATAGAGGGGGAGGAGCATGAATCCGTATGTGCAAAAAATTTTTATGCCATTCACAGCAGAAGAGTTAGAACAGCGAAAGACGGGGCAATGGATCAAGGAATTTGAAGGAGAAAACTTAGACGAACAAGACCAGCAATTCAAATTAGACGATCACCATCTTTTTCAAGAAAATAATATTTTGATTCGCCAACATCGACGCTTCGCTCATTATCCACTACATTCCCACCATTTTTTAGAATTCAATTATATGTATTGCGGTACTTCAGAACAGATCGTCAACGGTCTGCCAATCACTTTGAAAGAAGGACAATTATTACTTTTAGATACAAACAGTCGCCATGAGCTGATGCCTTTGGGTGAAAAAGATATTTTACTGAATTTCTTATTCAAAACAAATGATATCAATATCAATCTTCTGAAAAAAATCGATAATCGTAGTGGGGGGTTGACGTATAATTTTTTGATGAATGCCATTTTAGAACCCGGCTATAATGAAACACATCTTTTGTTACACTTAGCTAAAGAACCAGAGATCCAAGTCACGTTGGATCAGATGATCCTCGAATATTTTTCAAAAAAACATCTGGGAAATGAAATCATGAACGCTTTTTCACAAGTGTTATTTTTACAGCTTTCTAGAGTCTATCACTCGCAATTAGCAAAAATATACAAAAAAGATGGACAAAGCAACTTGATGATTAAAATTCTGCAACGGATCGAAAGTGACTATCGAACATTGAACCTAAAAACATTGGCAGATGAGTTAGGGTATAATCCCAATTATCTGTCTAATTTGATCAAGCAACAGACAGGCAAATCCTTCAAACAATTGATTACGAATCAACGCTTACATGAAGCACAGGATCTAATTTTATCTACCCGTTTCTCGATTGAGGAGATTGCGGCCAGTGTAGGTTTTTCCAATAAGACACATTTTTACAAAAAATATCGAGAATATTTTGGGGATACGCCGATCGCCGTTCGCAAACGACGCTGAAATAGTTATTTATACATAAAAAGCCAACTGCGAAAAGGTCGGGACAGAAGCTTATAATCTCGAGAAATAAGGCGCCATCCACGAAAATTGTTTTTCAAATTTTTGTGGATGGCGCCTTATTTTCCGAAGCGGTTCCTTATATTCTCGCCGTTTATTCGATTTTGGGTGGTGAGGTTTAATGTCCTACTCTTAGATTGCGTTTGGCTTTTTTCATTTACTAGAAGTAGAAGCTACTTATTTCAACTTAGTTAAAACATCTTCTGGAACTTGGTTTTCATCGATCGTCGTTGGACCAGAGGTCACTCGTTTTTGACTTACCTCTGCTTTGACATAACTATTTGGCTCAAGGGGTGTTGGATGTTCTGAGGAGATCGTGTAACCTAACTTGATCGTTTTGCCATCTTTAGTCACAAATGTAAAGTCATAGTCATACGACTTCAACCCCCGAACTTTTTCACCGCTATCATCCACTGTATCAGTCAATGGTGGCACTGCTTCTGGTACTTTTGCGTAGGCAACTTGGCTATTGTAGGTCTGATCATAATATTGATAACCTTTGTAGCCACCAAACAATAACAATAAGAGAGCGATTGCTCCAATTAATTTTTTCATCATATCCATCCTTTTATGTTTCTTGATATATCCAATTATCGCCGATTGATACAGTGTTTGAAAATCGAAAAACGTGACAATTTTGAAATATTATTAAAATAATACCATTCAGACTAGTTCAGTATCTGTTTGACATTCTGGCAACCGCTTGCTATAGTAAAAAAGAAAAATAAATAAAACCTAGATGAACGAGGTATTTTGATGAGTGTAGTAGGTATCTAATCGAGTAAGTTGAATAACCAATAAAGCAGTAGGCTTATTTGGTGTGCTTATAGATGGTACCTGTCTGAAACATTTCTTGTAATCAAATCAAGGGGAGGACATGTCTTATTTTAGCTGTGTCCTGCCCTTTTATTCTATTTTAGGTCTTTATTTATTTTGGGGACAGGTATCTCTTCAAGAAAAGGAGAGAATATGAATCATACAATCAAACAATTACAATTTGAACAAATCAGAAAAGAAGTGATTGCCCGAGCAATCGGAGATCACACGAAAGAACGTCTGGCAGAAATGTCAATCCCGACAAATCTTCAGACCGTAGAAACAAGACAAACAGAAACGAAAGAAGCCCGTACGATTTTAGAAAGTAGCCAGCACGTGCCGTTTATGGGGCTGACACGAATTGTGGCATTAACTGACCAAGTGAAAAAAGGCTTGATCTTAACCCCTGCTGAATTGATTGAATACGCTGATTTTTTAAGAAGCAGTCGAATGATCACTCGCTTCTTTGAAAAAAACCAATATCAAACGCCATTACTGTATGCGTACAGTAAAAATCTACCGGATCTTCAATCAGTAGAGGACTTAGTTTATGAACAAATCAAGAACCAACAAGTCGCAGATGAAGCATCAAAAAATCTACGTAAAGTACGAAAACAAATCCAAACGGTAGAAAAAGAAATCCAAGATCGTTTGCTAAAATTCTTGCGACATTCTGGGAATAAAGAAATGATCCAAGAAGCGATGATCGTTCAAAAAGGGGAACACGCAACGATCCCGATCAAAGCGAGTTATAAAAATAAAGTAGCCGGAACGATCATTGAACAGTCGAATAAAGGTACGACGGTATTCATCGAACCAACAGCAGTCGCTAAAGCAAGCGCACAACATCAATTATTGAAAGCAGAGGAAATTGCTGAAGAATATCAGATTCTAGCAAGTTTGACTGGGGCATTAGCTGAAAATGAACAGGCAATCGATCAAATCATCGAAACGGTCACCGTTTTCGATATTATTTTCGCACGTGGGAAATACAGTAGAGAGATCAATGGCATCACACCTATCATCAATAAATCAGAACGCATCCATCTGAAACAAGCGAGACATCCACTGTTATCAGAAAAAGCTGTTCCCTTAGATTTTGATTTGGGTGCAGAATATCGTGGATTAGTGATCACAGGTGCAAATGCTGGTGGGAAAACAGTTGTTTTGAAAACAGTCGGATTGCTGACGTTGATGGCAATGTTTGGTCTGCAAGTACCAGCAAAAGATGGGACAGAGCTTGCCGTATTAGACGAAGTTTTTGTCGATGTCGGCGATCAACAAGATTTAGCGAATGCATTGAGTACTTTTTCTGGGCATATGCAAAATATCGCACAGATTTTGAATAAAGTGGGTAGAAATACCCTAGTTTTACTTGATGAGATCGGTAGTGGAACAGAGCCAACGGAAGGGGCAGCTTTAGCAATTGCCATCATGTCTGCAATGTATGAGAAAGGTGCGCTGATGGTTGCAACGACCCATTACGGCGAAATCAAAGAGTTTGCGGAACGACATGAAGATTTTGTGCCGGCAGCAATGGCTTTTGACCGAGAAGCCTTACAACCAAAGTATCAATTACAGGTAGGAAAAACAGGGGAAAGCCAAGCATTGTGGATCGCTAAAAAAATGCAAATGTCAGAGGACTTGATCCAACAAGCTCAGCAGTATCTTTCTACGAAAGACTATTCAAGGGAAAAACGCTTATTCAAACAACAAGTGAAGACGCAAGAAGTCAAGAACGAAGAAAAGGTTTTATTTTCAAAAGGGGATCGGGTATATGCCACCCAATACAAAAAAGAAGCATTAGTCTTTGAAGACACTGGCGAAGAGACGATCGTGATTTTTGTCGATAACCAAAAAGAAACGGTCCTTCGACAGCGTGTCCTTTTAAAAATGAGAGCAGAAGAACTTTATCCTGTAGGCTATGAGATCGATCAGCTATTTACAGATTTTAAAACGAGAAAATGGGAACGAGATATCGAACGAGGTTCAAAAAAAGCCCACAAAAAATTATTAAAAGAAACCCGTCAGCGTCAGGCTGCACGAAATGAAAATCATGAAAAAGAACAATAACAGATTCTCAATGATGTATGAAGTGTTGGAAAAAGATTGCGCTAAAAAACCGACAATTGATTGGTTCCACGTGGAAAGTACGGTAAAATAGATGAAATGACATTTTGGGAGTTGTTAAGTAATGAATGGAGCATCTGATTGGCGAAAAGAAATTCGCACGATTCCGAATCTACTATCGATTATAAGAATTCTTTTATTGCCTTTTTATTTGTATTTTATGAGTAAGCAAGCTTTCTATCTGGCTGGATCGATCATCCTCTTTTCAGGAGTCACAGACTTTTTAGATGGATACATCGCCCGAAGATTCAATCAGATCACAGAACTTGGAAAAGTTCTTGATCCAATCGGTGATAAGTTGACCCAATTGGTCTTGATCATCTCCATGGCATGGGAACGTCCGTATATCTGGCTCGTTTTAGCTTTATTTATTGTGAAAGAAGCATTTATGCTGATTGCTGGGATCGTTGCTTTGCGTAAACAGGTCAAATTAGATGGAGCAAAGTGGTATGGTAAATGGGCGACAGCTGTGATTTATGTAGGGATGATCCTGCTGTTACTTTTCCCGGCGATTCCTGAAGGATGGGTCATGGTGATATTTGCAATCATTACCTACAGTTTGGCTCAGTCCTTTGTTTTATATGCTTTGGAGTATCGTAAACTACTGAAGCGCTAGGTAGTTTGGTGTATCTTATTGTTGTAACAGCGAATGAGAAGAGTACCGTTGCAATTTAAGTGAAGAATTTATCGAAAATCAATCGAAGTCAAAACTGGCTGAGATTGATTTTTTTTTGGTTTAAGATAAAAAAAATCAACTGAATGCAAAAAAAATAGCTGGTAATATGCCGAAGCATAGACGTAGCAATGATTCAAGAGTAAATATTTCAAGGAGTTAGGCAATATGTGAAGTTGAAATTACACAGAGAAGACTATATGATTTTATTATAATCTATTCGAGAAACAGGTAGTTCACAAAAAATAAGGTCGATTCAATCAGTCATATGTACATATTTTAGGTTTTACTATCAATCATCAGAAGGAGAGGTAATTTATGAATTTATCGAATATTCAATCTAGTGAAGAATACTTAAAACATTATAGAGAATTTATGGAAAACTGTTTTTCCATCAACTATCCACTTTTAGCTTCTTTTTACAAAGAACTTCATCATCGTTTTTTAGAGGTCGTCTCTCAAAAGGACGGACCTGTGTTTGAGCAATTACAAGAGTTGTTAGGGATCGATGCACAGCTACAGATACTTTACGAAATGGCGGAATGTATCGAATCGTTGAAATTAGAAATGAATGAAGAGAAAATCATTGAAATGATCAAGAGAGATAGCTTTTCTTTTTATAGAGAACGGATAGGGTTAACGAAGAAAGATCCTATTCCGCGCGGATTGATCTATCTGAGTGAAAAATAGCCAGTCAATCTTACAGCTATTTCTCTATCAAGGGAAAAGGTTCGACATAGTTTTTAATACACATGATCAGCGACTGTTTGTCTAGTAGAACATCTCTTTTGTCCTATTCTTGTGATAATTATCATGTATTCTAGTATGGATTAGATTTTAATATACAGAAAAGCTGTGACCTAAGTGTTCAGCTCTGAGAAATAAGCGTGAAACCCAGAAAATTCCTCTTGGAATTTTTGAGGTCTCACGCTTATTTCTGAAGGAGCTACTTCACATTATCGCCAAATAATTACTGGATCTTCTGCTTGCACGATCCTGTCACTCTGGGATAAGAGAAAATCTACTGCGGAGGCGCCGATTTTTTTAGGGGAGAAATCAATAGTCGAAAAGGCTAATATCTCACTATATGGTAGATTTCCTTCACCTATGACAGTGAAATCTTTTTTATGAATGAATCCTGCCTGTTTCATTCCTGAAATTACACCGGCTGCTGTATCATCGCCATTGACATAGATTACCTCTGGAATAGAGGCGTGAGTTGTAATCTCTATTGCGAACGCATAGCCATCTGCATAGGTTTCGATACCAGTGAAATAGTTTTTTCCTTCAATCGCCTTTCCAAAATACGTTTCATAAGCAGTTAATTTGTTTTTTGTGGTCTGGCTTTGTGAGGCACTGCGTTTAGTGGTAAAGATGACCCTGGAAATACCACGAGCATGCAGGGTAAGGAACAATTGATCATACGCTTTTTTTCGATCTGGATAAATCATGGCAAGGTCGTCATTGTCCATCTTTTCAGTTGAAACGATTTTTCCTTTGAAGCGAAGAGGTTCAAGTAGCTCATCATTTTTTGTTCGTGACGTTAGAATAAGACCGTCGATCATTTTTTGCTCTAATAGTGTGTAATAGTGACTCTCCGTCTCCTTTTCATAGTAAGTAGGGAGTAATAATACTTGATACCCTTTACTTTTTGCCTGATACAAGATACTGTCCACCAATTGATTATAACAAGAACTGTTGTTAGGCAAGGTAACACCTAAAGTATAGGTTTCTCCTTTACTC from Enterococcus mundtii includes the following:
- a CDS encoding sugar O-acetyltransferase encodes the protein MKSNVEKMIAGEVYRQDEELLQLRLVTRDLLYEFNHIHPRKLSERQQLIKKMFKQTGDKLFVEQPFHCDYGINITVGENFLANNNCTLLDVAPITIGKDVLLAPNVGIYTAGHALDPVLRQEYQAEFGAPVRIGDNVWIGANTSILPGVTIGDHVVIGAGSVVTKDIPANSLAVGNPCRVVRTFNKKDRTYYFKKLRYPPEYIISETDLPKGE
- the rhaD gene encoding rhamnulose-1-phosphate aldolase, which encodes MKKLAMLTAPFVQEMIQATTNMYRLGWDERNGGNITYLLEEAQVLPFIDPTKVLRTLPLPFDAQELAGRYFLVTGSGKYFKNVQAEPEENLGLIRVTGDGHAIDILWGLSPDAVPTSELPSHFMSHIARLSVDPDNRIVMHCHATHLLAMTFSHPLSERELTRTLWQMCTECLVVFPEGISVIPWLVPGSNEIGEATAAKMKETRLVVWPQHGIYGSGKNMDETFGLIETAEKAAQVYTIVMAQGGIKQTLEDDNLKLLADAFGVVPRAGYLND
- the rhaA gene encoding L-rhamnose isomerase, which codes for MMNVKERYEEAKAKYASIGVDTEEVLQKLAEVKISMHCWQGDDVKGFLTPDGELTGGIMATGNYPGAAHTPDQLRQDLEKAFSLIPGNHKLNLHAMYLDTDEPVDLNEIEPKHFEKWVAWAKEQGIGLDFNPTFFSHPMMKDGLTLAHPDKEVRDYWIEHGKRARKIAEYMGKEIGQTCIDNFWMPDGMKDNPIDRLSPRQRLMESLDEIFSEDLNEEYTQDAVESKLFGLGAEAYTVGSHEFYMGYGLTRNKLICLDAGHFHPTEVISNKLSSLALFSKGIMLHVSRPVRWDSDHVVIMDDELQEIGKELVRNDLLGKTAIGLDFFDATINRIAAWAIGTRNTQKALLKAMLEPIEELKEAELNFDFTKRLAFTEELKDFPYADVWNYFCEINNVPVGMDWYQEVLQYEKDVQSKRL
- the rhaB gene encoding rhamnulokinase translates to MNYLAIDIGASSGRLIHANLNELGRFDLQEVHRFKNGFEKIDGVAKWPLTHLVTEILKGLEKAKQQGIAECYVGIDTWGVDYGLLDVDGHLIDAPTSYRDERTKDAIPRFEQKMPLDELYQKTGIQLQPFNTVFQLLVEEKETLTNAHRLLLMPDLLGYLFTGEAVTEKTNASTMQLLNLETRKWDSDILAVLGIDASLFPRITEPGQILGELQTAQFPTYDLPKATFITIASHDTASAVVGTPATGKEWAYISSGTWSLMGVEIPEGISTKEAFDANFTNEWGVQGTIRFLKNIMGMWLIQEVARLQDGAYSFAELAELAAQEAPFQQLINVNDPRFLNPQNMIQELQDYCKETNQSIPQTPGQLVRCIYDNLALCYAVELENLARITGKEFHHLHIVGGGSNNTFLNQLTADICNIEVEAGPDEATAIGNLMVQMIATNGYGTLQLAREAIRDSVSLTTFHPRHTEEMTQALARYKEFLI
- a CDS encoding MFS transporter, with translation MRKTWLMKLSLLSISLVLTSNTAIASALPMMLGYFNDQSASSVELLMTIPQLTVVIFIALSSLIAKAIGQKQTVLLGLLLAGVAGVLPVFTANFYLLMISRAALGAGFGLFNSLAVSMISEFFEGEEAATLIGFQSAFQGLGAAVMTFTAGRLLTFGWQKAFLVYLITIPIIFLFMAFVPEPPQKKENFASKKATSEKGTLRPTTLMYGILIFFLCIFYMIVVVKLSTFIVTENLGTESDAGTVLSFMQIANMVAGFLFGLIYKGLKRWTLPISFFIMAASLFLILTANHLFMIGVGAALNGIAFALFVPYIFNDATRSVPQAAKASTTSFILVLANIGNFVSPYGHRLLERFGIGSDALQNIFINGCILMTVLGILFLLLTFKKKPHSNEV
- a CDS encoding AraC family transcriptional regulator, with protein sequence MNPYVQKIFMPFTAEELEQRKTGQWIKEFEGENLDEQDQQFKLDDHHLFQENNILIRQHRRFAHYPLHSHHFLEFNYMYCGTSEQIVNGLPITLKEGQLLLLDTNSRHELMPLGEKDILLNFLFKTNDININLLKKIDNRSGGLTYNFLMNAILEPGYNETHLLLHLAKEPEIQVTLDQMILEYFSKKHLGNEIMNAFSQVLFLQLSRVYHSQLAKIYKKDGQSNLMIKILQRIESDYRTLNLKTLADELGYNPNYLSNLIKQQTGKSFKQLITNQRLHEAQDLILSTRFSIEEIAASVGFSNKTHFYKKYREYFGDTPIAVRKRR
- a CDS encoding DUF1093 domain-containing protein; this translates as MKKLIGAIALLLLLFGGYKGYQYYDQTYNSQVAYAKVPEAVPPLTDTVDDSGEKVRGLKSYDYDFTFVTKDGKTIKLGYTISSEHPTPLEPNSYVKAEVSQKRVTSGPTTIDENQVPEDVLTKLK
- a CDS encoding endonuclease MutS2, encoding MNHTIKQLQFEQIRKEVIARAIGDHTKERLAEMSIPTNLQTVETRQTETKEARTILESSQHVPFMGLTRIVALTDQVKKGLILTPAELIEYADFLRSSRMITRFFEKNQYQTPLLYAYSKNLPDLQSVEDLVYEQIKNQQVADEASKNLRKVRKQIQTVEKEIQDRLLKFLRHSGNKEMIQEAMIVQKGEHATIPIKASYKNKVAGTIIEQSNKGTTVFIEPTAVAKASAQHQLLKAEEIAEEYQILASLTGALAENEQAIDQIIETVTVFDIIFARGKYSREINGITPIINKSERIHLKQARHPLLSEKAVPLDFDLGAEYRGLVITGANAGGKTVVLKTVGLLTLMAMFGLQVPAKDGTELAVLDEVFVDVGDQQDLANALSTFSGHMQNIAQILNKVGRNTLVLLDEIGSGTEPTEGAALAIAIMSAMYEKGALMVATTHYGEIKEFAERHEDFVPAAMAFDREALQPKYQLQVGKTGESQALWIAKKMQMSEDLIQQAQQYLSTKDYSREKRLFKQQVKTQEVKNEEKVLFSKGDRVYATQYKKEALVFEDTGEETIVIFVDNQKETVLRQRVLLKMRAEELYPVGYEIDQLFTDFKTRKWERDIERGSKKAHKKLLKETRQRQAARNENHEKEQ